Part of the Paenibacillus sp. YPG26 genome, AAGAATCCGACACACGCGCAATAACATTCTCCAGGATTAAGCCGCGCTCGCCGCCGAGGCGGACTTTAAGCAGCTGCTGGTCTTTAATGTCCCATTTGGCTGCGTCTGAGGTATGGAAATGAATGTGACGCGCGGCAACAATGACGCCCTGCTCCAATTCAACCTCACCTGCAGGACCTTTTACCGTAATGCCTGGTGTCCCATCGATCTTGCCTGACTCACGCACCGGAGCTTTGACTCCGATCGCAAATGAATCTGTACGGGAAATTTCGAGCTGTGACGCGGGACGCGCGGGTCCGAGAATACGTACTTTGTCAAATTGACCTTTAGGACCAATTACAGCTACAGTCTCGTTTGCAGCGAATTGGCCTGGCTGGGACAATGGTTTAAATTCAGTCAATTGATAACCTTGTCCAAACAAAGCTTCAATATGTTCTTGGGTCAAATGGATGTGACGTGCGGATACTCCTACAGGTACTGATTTACTCATGATAGAGTGTCAACTCCTCTTTTTCTCTATTGTCTTACAAACCGATAACCATTATACTCCTTTCCGAATCAAAAGCAAAAGGCAGCAGGAGAGTTCCCGCCGCCTTGGATCTAATCTATCTGAATTCTGCTACAAGATGGTCAAATTCACTTTCGGTCAATGACAGGTTCTGATGAACAAGAGGTTCCTCACGGAAACCGGTCACCAGATTCTCATAGCTCCTCTTCGTCTTGTTCTGGTAAATGAGACCCGTGATCATACTGCCCGTCTCCATCAACTTGCTCATTGCCATAACCCGGTTGCTTGGATCATAATCAGGTACGGTCTCGAGATTCACGATGTTCTCTTTGAACCAGTCATAAGTGTTCACTTTATTGAAAGTTACACAAGGACTGAACACGTTGATCAAGGAGAACCCTTCATGCTGAATTCCCTGCTCGATCAAGGAAGTGAGCTGCTTAAGATCACTGGAGAAGGATTGAGCCACAAAGGTAGCTCCAGCAGATAGCGCGATCTCAAGAGGTGACAATGTACTCTCAATGGAACCCTCAGGCGTACTCTTAGTCTTGAAGCCTTCACCGCTTCGTGGTGAGGTTTGACCTTTAGTCAATCCATAAATCTGATTATCCATTACAATGTAGGTCATATTGATATTCCGGCGGATCGCATGAACGGTATGCCCCATACCAATAGCAAAGCCGTCTCCGTCCCCGCCAGAAGCAATTACAGTAAGGTCACGGTTGGCAAGCTTCACCCCTTGGGCAATTGGAAGAGCACGTCCGTGGATACCGTGAAGGCCATAGGCGTTGATGTAACCTGAAATCCGTCCAGAGCAGCCAATACCGGAAATTACGGCAAGCTGTTCAGGCTCCAATCCAACGTTGGCTGCAGCGCGCTGAATGGCTGCTTGTACGGAGAAGTCGCCGCATCCTGGACACCAGTTCGGTTTGACGTTGTTGCGGAATTCTTTGAAAGTTGCCATCTTACACCAGCTCCTTACTTAGTGTCTGAGCAGAAGGTCCATCGCTCAGCGCTTTTTTGCTTTCCGAGTATACTTCTGAAGGCAGGAACGGATTACCGTCATACTTCAGAACACTGTTGATTTTCTCATGCAGGCCCATATTCAGCTTGATCAAGCTGGCAAGTTGTCCAGTCGCATTATTCTCAAGCACAACCACGTTCTTCGCTTTCTGCAGATGTGGAAGAACCTCCTTAACCGGGAAAGGATGCAGCAGACGAACCATCATCTGACTTGTCTTTATACCTTCCGCTTCAAGGTGTGCACGGGCCTGCTCAATTGTTCCGCCTGTTGATCCCATACCGATAATCAATAGATCCGGCTCTTCGTGGGAGCCTAGAATATGAATCGGGTTCTCCACCTCGATCTGGTCCATCTTGCCGAGACGTTTATCCATCATTTTGACCCGGTTAACCGGGCTCTCGGACGGACGTCCTGTCTCGTCATGTTCAACGCCGGTTACGTGGTGGATCCCGTTCTTCGTACCCGGAA contains:
- a CDS encoding 2-oxoacid:ferredoxin oxidoreductase subunit beta translates to MATFKEFRNNVKPNWCPGCGDFSVQAAIQRAAANVGLEPEQLAVISGIGCSGRISGYINAYGLHGIHGRALPIAQGVKLANRDLTVIASGGDGDGFAIGMGHTVHAIRRNINMTYIVMDNQIYGLTKGQTSPRSGEGFKTKSTPEGSIESTLSPLEIALSAGATFVAQSFSSDLKQLTSLIEQGIQHEGFSLINVFSPCVTFNKVNTYDWFKENIVNLETVPDYDPSNRVMAMSKLMETGSMITGLIYQNKTKRSYENLVTGFREEPLVHQNLSLTESEFDHLVAEFR
- a CDS encoding phosphate propanoyltransferase translates to MSKSVPVGVSARHIHLTQEHIEALFGQGYQLTEFKPLSQPGQFAANETVAVIGPKGQFDKVRILGPARPASQLEISRTDSFAIGVKAPVRESGKIDGTPGITVKGPAGEVELEQGVIVAARHIHFHTSDAAKWDIKDQQLLKVRLGGERGLILENVIARVSDSYALDMHIDTDEANAAGAKTGDTAEIIE